CCGTTTGTCAGCTAGACCTATGCGAAGTAATACAGTGGGGACAGCGTCTATCAAATAATTAACATAAATAGGCCGCTTGGCCGCTTTTTTAGCGACGCCCGCAGACATTCATTGATTCTGATTTGTCAATGCCATGACAACTCATCACTTACAGCTTCTTCTAATGATTAAAAATGCGTAAGGACCAGAAGAGTCCATTATTATCTGGTCAACACGGGGTTAGGGAGAGTCATAAGTCCCATACGAAATATCTGCGTATTTCTTTACAAAAGAAACGTTTTGCCACATCTGGAATACACCACGCCAGTGTGGAATCCATTCTTGAAGAAAGATAtcaagaaattacaaaaagtcCAGCAAATTCTTACTATGCTGCTCTATTATAGATGCTTTGCCGATCTGGATTACACTGAAACACTCCCTTCCTATGAAATTCGACTTAGCATgatgaattaaaattttgagcTACAGACAAGTGGTCAATGATTTAGTTTTCGGTTTTCTTATCTTACGAATGCAAGTTAAGCCAAATGCTAGCAAGTACTAGATTTTCCGACCAACAAGCGGAAGAACAGGTAACTTCAATTTGCACTACTCTGAACTCAGacaaaaaatcttctcaaCTGTGCtcaactcctttttttatagAGTTGCACGTTGGATTAATTTACTTCCTGCTAAGGTTATGTCTAGCCCAAActcgaagatattcaaaaatagGCTATCCGAATTGAAAGTCCTTATTCTAGGTATGAACGATGCCTGATGTCCACTGTTTCGGAAATTACGAGCAAATTCTTCACTAACAGCAACCACAAAGAACATTGGTCGATTCGACTCTCTAACTCACAGATTTACTTACTATATGGCCAGTCCACGCATACTTCCAACATGCGAAACCTGATTGGCTCAATGAAAATCATTCACTAACAACGATACCAAAGTGGTtatatctctttttctttctgaactgCTCCCTTATATTACCTCCTCTCTCACTCTAATTATCCTACTCATATCACTTCCATACCTTCCGTTAGTCTGGTCTAAACTGCCCTATGTCCAAATTGTGGCGGTTGATCGTTTAAGGATTACGAAAGTTAGTGAACCCTCTTACTTAATATCCCCCACCAAACATAAGAGGACACTTTACTTTCTGGAGTAGAAGAACGACAAATCTGAATTGTTTTTTCGGCCACAAAAAAAGGACAGCGCCAGGTTCCACTACAATGAATTATTTCCCGATTTTTTGCAAAGCATTCCAACTCAATCaaatatgttttcttctctttttcttttcattggtGCACCATAGGTGTATATAcgaacaaatgaatgaattaagcGATAATTAACACTCGCCcgttgaaaaaagtaagtgcAGCGGATCTTGATGAAATACCAATAGGACCTATcgatttcctacaaggaaatTTAAAGAACTCTATTTCAAACACGCAATTACAGTGCGGTAACGGCGATACGTCATATGATCCACAGTTGCTTCAGACTGTTGCGCAAGCACAAGAAGCGTTAATGTCTTCGGAAACGATCGCTGCAGTATTTTGGGAGCGGTGGAACAAAGAATATCCCACATATTTGAAAGATAACCGAAGAGTTCTACTGCAACAGCCG
This is a stretch of genomic DNA from Necator americanus strain Aroian chromosome II, whole genome shotgun sequence. It encodes these proteins:
- a CDS encoding hypothetical protein (NECATOR_CHRII.G6541.T1), with the translated sequence MVKGIQMRMMTMKWSGYERCLMSTVSEITSKFFTNSNHKEHWSIRLSNSQIYLLYGQSTHTSNMRNLIGSMKIIH